In Schizosaccharomyces osmophilus chromosome 2, complete sequence, the following proteins share a genomic window:
- a CDS encoding NADH-dependent glycolaldehyde/furfural/butyraldehyde/propylaldehydealdehyde reductase, whose protein sequence is MRVFVTGATGFIGSEVVRQLIAAGHEVIGLVRSEENAAKLKAAGGTPHFGTIEDLDSLKSGAAHSDGVIHTAFIHDFSKYQEACNTDSRAIETIGEALKGSGRPLVTTSGTIVLPLNGKLGTEVTQVPQPSVPRHLGEMMTLKLASQGVRSSVVRLPPSVHGAGDYAFVPMLINTAKTKGVSAYIAQGTNRWPSVHRKDAANLFILTLEKGSPGSIFHAVADEGIPTKDIATVIGKRLNLPIVSKSSEEAIEHFGFLSRILSSDNPTSSTLTQQRLGWKPSHPTLLADLVGDAYF, encoded by the coding sequence ATGCGTGTGTTTGTTACTGGTGCAACAGGATTTATTGGCTCTGAAGTAGTGAGACAGCTTATTGCAGCCGGACATGAAGTAATTGGTCTAGTGCGTTCAGAGGAAAATGCTGCAAAACTCAAAGCTGCTGGAGGTACGCCTCATTTTGGCACAATTGAGGACTTAGATAGTCTGAAGAGTGGAGCAGCACATTCTGATGGAGTTATCCATACGGCCTTTATTCATGACTTTAGCAAGTATCAAGAGGCTTGCAACACGGATTCTCGTGCAATTGAAACTATTGGTGAAGCCCTTAAAGGATCTGGCCGTCCCTTAGTTACAACTTCTGGAACTATAGTGCTTCCTCTGAATGGTAAGTTAGGCACAGAGGTAACCCAAGTTCCTCAACCATCAGTCCCACGTCACCTTGGAGAAATGATGACTTTGAAACTTGCTTCTCAAGGAGTGCGTTCCTCAGTTGTCCGCCTTCCACCAAGCGTTCACGGAGCCGGCGATTATGCATTTGTGCCAATGCTTATCAATACGGCGAAAACTAAGGGTGTATCTGCTTATATTGCCCAAGGTACAAATCGTTGGCCTTCCGTTCATAGAAAAGATGCTGccaatttatttatattgaCTCTTGAAAAAGGATCACCTGGTTCCATCTTTCATGCTGTTGCCGATGAAGGTATTCCGACCAAAGATATTGCGACCGTGATTGGCAAACGACTTAATTTACCTATCGTCTCCAAATCTTCTGAAGAAGCTATCGAACATTTTGGATTCCTTTCCAGAATTTTGTCTTCTGATAATCCAACTTCAAGCACCTTGACTCAGCAACGCTTAGGCTGGAAGCCTTCGCATCCCACACTTTTGGCTGATCTGGTCGGTGATGCgtacttttaa
- the rsa1 gene encoding ribosome assembly protein Rsa1, which translates to MEQQQQQKEFIYDKPPPPPGSVPASGHSLDSSGNTVNNGMNQTRKRNHPSVNRGPSKRARGGRNFRGGGIHGQHGGGDNVVDGIEYLRKRNISLNTPEEINSWIQERKRNWPTDNNVTLKKEKCMNESKKREEVKDQSQPSTSNGSAKRQAPYSSNLPFSAKKRQNLYSKLVYNQVEQENIFLLQFFKVLSEQSTTST; encoded by the exons ATGGAACAACAACagcaacaaaaagaatttatcTATGATAAGCCGCCACCACCTCCTGGAAGTGTGCCTGCTTCTGGTCATTCTTTAGATTCGTCCGGCAATACAGTTAATAACGGTATGAATCAAACCCGAAAGAGAAATCATCCTTCAGTAAACCGGGGGCCCTCAAAAAGAGCCCGAGGAGGACGCAATTTTCGGGGCGGTGGAATTCATGGACAGCATGGAGGGGGAGACAATGTAGTGGATGGTATTGAGTATTTACGCAAGAGAAACATCTCATTGAATACACctgaagaaataaattcttGGATccaagaaaggaaaaggaactGGCCTACCGATAATAACGTAACTTTGAAGAAG GAGAAATGCATGAACGagagcaaaaaaagagaagaagtCAAAGATCAGTCTCAACCCTCAACTTCAAATGGATCTGCGAAGCGTCAGGCTCCCTATTCTTCTAATCTACCTTTCTCTGCAAAAAAGAGGCAGAATCTGTACTCGAAG CTTGTATATAATCAGGTAGAGCAggaaaatatctttttacTTCAGTTCTTCAAAGTCTTAAGTGAACAGTCAACAACATCTACATGA
- the pmd1 gene encoding leptomycin transmembrane transporter Pmd1, which produces MSVSRSSESNKSNNEKDNESILVDKLSTSSVENPEKVVDVVKDPFEQYTPEEREILYRQVNDTEANLAGYMRIVTCGDKWDYLLQLAGCITSIGAGLGMPLMSLVAGKLAKAFTDLASGRGAETFQHDVNHFVLYFIYIAVGVFGCSYIYTVTFIVSGERISRRIRQQYLHAVLGQNIGYFDRLGAGEITTRITSDTNYIQDGLGEKVGLVLFALATFLSGFVIAFIRHWKFTLIISSMLLAILGGIALGVKFITKFTKAQIAQLSSSSTFVEEVLSNIRNAFAFGTQNLLADSYTKFLNPAKRNGIKKSIVMGLMIGWMFFVAYGAYGLAFWEGGRLLHAGDLTVDKMISCLFAVLIASYSLANISPKMQAFVNCSSAAKKIFDTIDRASPIDAFSPAGKAIQHVNGAIELKNVKFVYPTRPEVVVLDNFSLLCPAGKITALVGASGSGKSTIVGLVERFYDPIAGQVMLDGEDIRDLNIASLRGYISLVQQEPVLFGATVFDNIAYGLTDDIQSTMTEDELRERVYDAARTANAYDFIMTLTEQFNTNVGQRGFLMSGGQKQRIAIARAIISDPKILLLDEATSALDSKSEVLVQKALDNASRSRTTIVIAHRLSTIRNADNIVVVNSGKIVEQGTHSDLLALNGAYAKLVEVQQLAETNNDDVTFESGEEKAGEIVHTTAQDESDSSSIPNSFSLIHEKENDAVSLRDNPLAHLPIDPVPDLPNKTMDSLNEEIPSAQLEGTATNISSWKALIFIHSFVDGTLEIVCLIIGVLASMVCGAAYPVQAVVYARFLNIFTELNSPDYFHKISIFGVYWLILAIAEFFGYSISEYSMSYVLQSVLQRIRWHLFRTLLRQDVEFFDRTENTVGALTTSLSTSIQNLEGLTGSTLGTFVQILTNVVSVSILSLATGWKLALVTLATSPVIITAGYYRVAALDQIQDKLSTSYKTSAAYACESTSAIRTVASLTRESKVYENYCASLVQPGRETAISSLISGLFFSASQAVTFLVNALAFWYGATLMKTGEYTLVQFYTCFIAIVFGIQQAGQFLGYAADVTKAKSSAGSIKYLCDSRPKIDTWSEGGRKIESLEDSSIVFNDVKFRYPTRKHIQVLRGLNLTVTPGQFVAFVGASGCGKSTTIGLIERFYDCESGAVEVGGIDIRDYNINDYRKQIALVSQEPTLYQGTIRENIVLGASRDVTDENIYECCKMANIHDFIMGLPNGYETLSGQKGSSLSGGQKQRIAIARALIRNPKILLLDEATSALDSHSEKVVQEALNKASEGRTTVAIAHRLSSIQHADCIFVFDGGVIAEAGTHNELVNKRGRYYELVVEQGLGTD; this is translated from the coding sequence ATGTCGGTTTCAAGAAGTTCAGAGTCGAACAAATctaataatgaaaaagataatgAGAGCATACTTGTCGATAAGCTATCAACGAGTAGCGTCGAGAATCCAGAAAAAGTTGTCGATGTTGTAAAAGATCCTTTTGAACAGTATACCCCAGAAGAGCGCGAAATTCTGTATCGTCAGGTGAATGATACCGAGGCTAATTTAGCAGGGTATATGCGAATTGTTACATGTGGTGATAAATGGGATTATTTGCTTCAGTTGGCTGGCTGTATCACCTCTATTGGTGCTGGCCTTGGTATGCCCTTGATGTCTCTTGTCGCTGGTAAATTAGCCAAAGCTTTTACCGATCTTGCAAGCGGTCGTGGTGCTGAAACCTTCCAACACGACGTTAACCATTTTGtattgtattttatttatattgcTGTCGGTGTTTTTGGATGTTCTTATATCTATACAGTCACATTTATCGTATCTGGTGAACGGATTTCTCGTCGCATTCGCCAACAATATCTGCATGCGGTCCTCGGTCAAAACATCGGTTACTTTGATCGTCTCGGTGCAGGCGAAATTACCACTCGTATTACTAGTGACACAAATTACATTCAAGATGGTTTGGGTGAGAAGGTTGGCTTGGTGCTTTTTGCTCTTGCGACATTTCTGTCTGGATTCGTCATTGCCTTCATTCGGCATTGGAAGTTTACCCTTATTATCAGTTCCATGCTGTTGGCAATCCTTGGTGGAATTGCTCTCGGCGTAAAATTTATAACGAAGTTTACGAAAGCTCAGATTGCCCAGCTATCCAGTTCTAGtacttttgttgaagagGTTTTATCTAATATACGTAATGCATTCGCTTTTGGTACTCAGAACTTGTTAGCCGATTCTTATACGAAATTTTTGAACCCCGCCAAACGCAATGGCATCAAGAAATCCATCGTTATGGGACTCATGATCGGATGGatgttttttgttgcttATGGTGCTTATGGCCTTGCTTTTTGGGAAGGTGGTCGTCTTTTGCATGCTGGAGATCTGACTGTCGACAAAATGATCAGTTGTTTGTTTGCTGTTCTAATTGCGTCTTATAGTTTGGCAAATATATCTCCAAAAATGCAAGCCTTCGTGAATTGCTCGTCAGCGGCTAAAAAGATCTTTGACACGATTGACCGAGCGAGTCCAATTGACGCCTTTTCGCCCGCTGGTAAAGCTATTCAACATGTTAATGGAGCAATTGAGTTGAAGAATGTAAAGTTCGTATACCCCACGAGACCTGAAGTTGTAGTTCTAGAcaacttttctttgctgTGCCCGGCAGGCAAAATTACTGCTCTTGTTGGTGCGAGTGGTAGCGGAAAGTCCACTATAGTAGGTCTCGTAGAGCGATTCTATGATCCTATTGCAGGACAGGTTATGTTGGATGGTGAAGACATCCGAGATTTAAACATTGCATCTTTACGCGGCTATATTTCTCTAGTACAGCAGGAGCCCGTTCTGTTTGGAGCTACCGTTTTTGACAATATTGCTTATGGATTGACTGACGACATTCAATCAACAATGACCGAGGATGAACTGCGAGAGCGCGTTTACGATGCTGCCAGGACCGCAAATGCTTATGATTTTATTATGACTTTGACCGAACAATTTAATACGAATGTAGGCCAGCGCGGCTTTTTAATGTCGGGTggacaaaaacaaagaattgcaATTGCCAGAGCTATTATTAGTGATCCTAAAATTCTACTTCTGGATGAAGCGACAAGTGCTTTAGATTCGAAAAGTGAAGTCCTTGTTCAAAAGGCTCTAGACAATGCTTCTAGATCTCGCACAACAATTGTCATTGCTCATCGTTTATCAACAATCCGCAATGCCGATAACATCGTAGTAGTCAATAGTGGAAAGATTGTTGAACAGGGAACACACTCCGATTTATTAGCTTTAAATGGAGCTTATGCCAAATTAGTTGAAGTGCAGCAACTCGCTGAAACGAATAACGATGATGTTACCTTTGAGTCAGGAGAAGAGAAAGCTGGCGAAATTGTTCATACGACTGCACAAGATGAAAGTGATAGCTCTTCGATCCCCAATTCATTCTCTTTAAtacatgaaaaagaaaacgatgCAGTTTCGCTTCGCGATAATCCACTTGCTCACTTGCCAATCGATCCCGTTCCGGATTTGCCAAACAAAACTATGGACAGTTTAAACGAGGAAATCCCGAGTGCACAGCTTGAGGGTACCGCGACTAACATCAGCTCTTGGAAAgcattgatttttattcattcttttgttgatggTACTTTAGAAATTGTGTGTCTTATTATTGGTGTGTTAGCATCCATGGTTTGTGGGGCCGCATATCCCGTACAAGCAGTGGTGTATGCCagatttttgaatatcTTTACAGAGTTGAATTCGCCGGATTACTTCCATAAAATTAGCATTTTTGGTGTTTACTGGTTGATCCTTGCCATTGCAGAATTTTTCGGTTATTCTATAAGTGAGTATTCTATGTCTTATGTGCTGCAGTCTGTTTTACAACGTATTCGCTGGCATCTCTTCCGTACCCTCCTTCGTCAAGATGTCGAATTCTTTGACCGTACTGAGAATACTGTAGGTGCTTTGACTACTTCACTCTCAACTTCCATTCAGAACCTAGAAGGACTGACAGGATCTACTCTTGGGACATTTGTGCAGATTCTAACAAACGTAGTCTCtgtttcaattctttcacTGGCCACCGGATGGAAGCTGGCTTTGGTTACATTAGCTACTTCCCCTGTTATAATTACGGCTGGTTATTATCGGGTTGCTGCATTGGATCAAATTCAGGATAAATTGTCAACCTCTTACAAAACGTCTGCTGCATATGCTTGTGAATCTACATCAGCCATTAGAACAGTTGCCAGTCTTACGAGAGAATCGAAGGTATATGAAAATTACTGTGCATCGTTGGTCCAACCTGGTAGAGAAACAGCCATATCTTCTTTAATATCTggtttgttcttttctgCGTCGCAAGCGGTTACATTTTTGGTCAATGCGCTGGCGTTTTGGTACGGTGCTACATTGATGAAAACAGGCGAATATACTTTAGTCCAATTTTATACCTGCTTTATTGCTATTGTTTTCGGTATCCAGCAAGCTGGACAATTTTTGGGCTATGCAGCTGATGTTACGAAAGCTAAATCGAGCGCTGGATCGATTAAGTATTTGTGTGATAGTAGACCAAAAATTGATACCTGGTCTGAAGGAGGACGAAAAATTGaatctttggaagattcTTCCATTGTGTTTAATGATGTAAAATTTCGGTACCCTACGAGAAAGCACATCCAGGTACTCCGTGGTCTCAATTTGACGGTTACACCTGGTCAATTTGTTGCTTTTGTGGGTGCTTCAGGATGCGGTAAGTCAACGACGATTGGCTTAATTGAACGCTTTTATGACTGTGAAAGCGGGGCTGTAGAAGTTGGAGGTATCGATATCCGTGACTACAACATTAATGATTACCGTAAGCAGATAGCTCTTGTATCGCAAGAGCCAACCTTGTACCAGGGTACTATTCGAGAGAATATAGTCCTTGGTGCTTCGAGAGATGTCACGGATGAAAACATTTATGAATGCTGTAAGATGGCAAATATTCATGACTTTATTATGGGGTTGCCTAATGGATATGAAACACTTTCAGGACAGAAAGGGTCTTCTTTGTCTGGTGGgcagaaacaaagaattgctATTGCTCGTGCCTTGATTCGAAATCCTAAAATTTTACTGCTAGACGAGGCAACCAGCGCTTTGGACAGTCATAGTGAAAAGGTAGTACAAGAAGCTTTGAACAAAGCGTCTGAGGGACGTACTACAGTAGCCATTGCTCATCGCTTATCATCTATACAGCATGCTGATTGTATCTTTGTATTTGATGGAGGTGTAATTGCTGAGGCTGGTACACACAATGAACTTGTGAACAAGCGTGGCCGTTATTATGAACTTGTGGTTGAACAAGGTCTTGGTACGGattag